The sequence ACGGCGCCGAGCTCGCGGCCGCCGTAGTCCGGCTTGTCGAGACCGACTGCCGCCAGTCTCGCCTCGAAGGTCACGCGTGCTCGCCGAGCCTGCGCTGCAGGGTCGCGGCGAAGTCCTGGAGCGCGCGGACGGCGTCCTCGCCGTCCGCGATGGCGGAGACTCGCACGAGCGTGTCGTCGCCGGTGATGCCGCCCGTGTAGCCGTGGTCGGCCTCGCAGTTCTGGTCCCCGCACGTGGCAGGCTCGAGCTCGATGCGGGTGTGGATGCCGTTACCGACCGCGAGGACGAGCTCGCTGGGCAGGTCGCCCTCCTTGAACCGCTCGGGCTGATGCACCACATGCGTGAGCGCCATCGTCCGCAGGTTGCTCACGAGCGAC comes from Demequina sp. NBRC 110054 and encodes:
- a CDS encoding DUF5998 family protein is translated as MPQTLEESVAVAGYYPALATTVLRSAIAGENVHAHFVQTETTFDTAEVRRHMTVLVLTDSRLMRVHMDDGVGPSGESTHEAQATVETSLVSNLRTMALTHVVHQPERFKEGDLPSELVLAVGNGIHTRIELEPATCGDQNCEADHGYTGGITGDDTLVRVSAIADGEDAVRALQDFAATLQRRLGEHA